One Thermodesulfobacteriota bacterium DNA segment encodes these proteins:
- a CDS encoding uroporphyrinogen decarboxylase family protein produces the protein MSRADRFLKACRGEPVDTTPAWIMRQAGRYMEEYRAVRARHSFLEVCKTPELACEVTLQPLDRLGVDAAILFSDI, from the coding sequence ATGAGCCGAGCCGACCGTTTCCTCAAGGCCTGCCGGGGCGAGCCCGTCGACACCACCCCCGCGTGGATCATGCGCCAGGCCGGGCGCTACATGGAGGAGTACCGGGCCGTGCGCGCCAGGCACAGCTTCCTCGAGGTCTGCAAGACCCCGGAGCTGGCCTGCGAGGTCACCCTGCAGCCCCTGGATCGGTTGGGGGTGGACGCGGCGATCCTCTTCTCCGACATCAT